Proteins encoded in a region of the Watersipora subatra chromosome 5, tzWatSuba1.1, whole genome shotgun sequence genome:
- the LOC137397075 gene encoding uncharacterized protein, protein MSQYSYPHVFSIDDNNLQNVEKFTYLGSYLAKNTTVDNEISTRLGIASTAFGRLTKCVWSFRHIGIKTKVRVYKACVLSILVYGAETWATYRPQESEISAFHTRNLRFILGKTWEDKVTNEELFMQIGSGPLSSRLKFIWL, encoded by the coding sequence ATGTCACAATATTCTTACCCGCATGTATTCTCAATAGATGACAATAACCTGCAGAATGTTGAGAAATTCACTTATCTTGGGTCATATCTCGCAAAGAATACAACTGTAGACAATGAAATCTCCACAAGACTAGGAATTGCCTCCACCGCCTTTGGCAGACTAACCAAGTGTGTATGGAGTTTTCGACACATAGGTATTAAAACCAAAGTTCGTGTGTATAAGGCATGTGTTCTCAGTATCCTTGTATACGGGGCTGAAACATGGGCCACCTACCGACCACAGGAATCAGAGATCAGTGCCTTCCACACTCGGAACCTAAGATTTATTCTCGGTAAAACGTGGGAGGACAAGGTGACAAATGAAGAACTGTTCATGCAGATTGGCTCAGGCCCCCTCTCATCTAGACTGAAGTTCATCTGGCTTTGA
- the LOC137397076 gene encoding uncharacterized protein has product MEEQLLQKKSVAPDAGHPLVHCPPTLLTLIESFHNGMRARVQFDEDLQFMLNHFAVSCLRFGLQISLKKTGTMSQASDPHVFSIDDNNLQNVEKFTYLGSYLAKNTTVDNEISTRLGIASTAFGRLTKRVWNFRHIGIKAKVCVYKACVLSILIYGAETWATYRPRGSEISAFHTRNLRFILGKTWEDKVTNEELFMQIGSGPLSSRLKFIWL; this is encoded by the exons ATGGAAGAGCAGCTGCTGCAGAAAAAAAGCGTGGCGCCTGATGCAG GGCATCCATTGGTGCATTGTCCTCCCACTCTCCTCACCCTAATTGAGTCATTCCACAATGGAATGCGAGCTCGAGTACAATTCGATG AAGACCTGCAGTTTATGCTCAACCACTTCGCTGTATCCTGTCTGCGCTTTGGACTGCAGATTAGTTTGAAAAAGACTGGGACTATGTCACAAGCTTCTGACCCCCATGTATTCTCAATAGATGACAATAACCTGCAGAATGTTGAGAAATTCACTTATCTTGGGTCATATCTCGCAAAGAATACAACTGTAGACAATGAAATCTCCACAAGACTAGGAATTGCCTCCACAGCCTTTGGCAGACTAACCAAGCGTGTATGGAATTTTCGACACATAGGTATTAAAgccaaagtttgtgtgtataaGGCATGTGTTCTCAGTATCCTTATATACGGTGCTGAAACATGGGCCACCTACCGACCACGGGGATCAGAGATCAGTGCCTTCCACACTCGGAACCTAAGATTTATTCTCGGTAAAACGTGGGAGGACAAGGTGACAAATGAAGAACTGTTCATGCAGATTGGCTCAGGCCCCCTCTCATCTAGACTGAAGTTCATCTGGCTTTGA